A genome region from Acidobacteriota bacterium includes the following:
- a CDS encoding efflux transporter outer membrane subunit, with product MRAAVFLLAALLGVGCARAPVVTMPVSSTPPDRFTATLEQTPASETFEADAWWTQFGDAQLNHWVERALEQNRDLEAAAARVDRAAAEARIRGADLRPSVSFDPSFSRQRQNFIGLPIPGSSGNVLSTTTSRYGVGLNSQWEVDLWGRLRAASRGAMADFQATRADYRGARLSLVAQTVRAWFSLLEADDQLALARDSETSFRDSAEQVRSRFESGLRPAIELRLALSSLHGAEALVERWRQQRDAAMRQLEILVGDYPAGRLAGPEKMGPLPDLPPSIPVGLPATLIARRPDLSAAERRIQGAEQRTLAARRSLYPRLTLTAGAGTVSDDLGDLLDGDFRVWNIAAGIFQPIFQGGRLRADVERNQQIQREQVAAFQAAALRAYGEVESALVAEEALARRLGHLNQASEQLLAAVRLAEDRYRNGIGDYLTVLESQTRALQALTSSIGARRQLLDNRISLHLALGGGFDRASDRIDPTETSR from the coding sequence ATGAGAGCGGCGGTCTTCTTGCTGGCAGCGCTACTGGGGGTGGGCTGCGCTCGTGCTCCGGTTGTCACGATGCCGGTGTCATCCACGCCTCCCGATCGATTCACGGCGACGCTCGAACAGACCCCGGCGTCCGAGACTTTCGAAGCGGATGCCTGGTGGACCCAGTTTGGGGATGCCCAACTCAACCACTGGGTCGAACGTGCGTTGGAGCAAAATCGAGACCTCGAAGCCGCCGCCGCCCGGGTGGATCGCGCCGCGGCCGAGGCCAGGATCCGTGGAGCGGATCTTCGCCCATCGGTCTCCTTCGATCCTTCGTTCTCCAGGCAGCGACAGAATTTCATCGGTCTCCCGATTCCCGGTAGCAGCGGGAACGTCCTCAGCACGACCACCAGCCGCTACGGCGTCGGGCTCAATTCGCAGTGGGAGGTCGACCTCTGGGGTCGTCTCCGTGCCGCGTCCCGTGGCGCGATGGCCGACTTCCAGGCGACCCGTGCGGACTACCGCGGGGCTCGACTCTCGCTGGTGGCCCAGACCGTGCGCGCATGGTTCTCGCTGCTGGAAGCCGACGATCAGCTTGCGTTGGCCCGCGACAGCGAGACCAGCTTCAGAGATTCCGCCGAGCAGGTTCGATCGCGATTCGAGTCGGGGCTCAGGCCCGCCATCGAGTTGCGTCTTGCTCTCTCCAGCCTGCACGGCGCCGAGGCGCTGGTCGAACGGTGGCGACAACAACGAGACGCCGCCATGCGGCAGTTGGAGATCCTCGTCGGCGATTATCCGGCGGGGCGGCTGGCGGGTCCGGAGAAGATGGGACCGCTACCGGACCTCCCACCGTCCATTCCCGTCGGTTTGCCGGCGACCCTGATCGCTCGACGACCGGACCTCAGTGCCGCGGAACGAAGGATCCAGGGAGCCGAGCAACGTACGCTCGCGGCGAGACGGTCGCTCTATCCCCGGCTGACGCTGACCGCCGGGGCCGGCACCGTCAGCGACGATCTTGGCGATCTCCTCGACGGCGACTTCCGCGTATGGAATATCGCCGCCGGGATCTTCCAACCGATTTTTCAGGGCGGACGACTTCGAGCCGACGTCGAACGCAACCAGCAGATCCAACGAGAGCAGGTCGCCGCGTTCCAGGCCGCCGCCCTCCGCGCCTATGGCGAGGTCGAATCCGCGTTGGTGGCCGAGGAGGCTCTCGCCCGTCGGCTGGGCCACCTGAACCAGGCCTCCGAGCAACTTCTGGCGGCGGTGCGGCTGGCGGAGGACCGCTACCGCAACGGGATCGGTGACTACCTGACCGTTCTCGAGAGTCAGACTCGCGCCCTGCAGGCGCTGACCAGTTCCATCGGCGCACGACGTCAACTCCTCGACAATCGCATCAGCCTGCACCTGGCCCTAGGTGGTGGGTTCGATCGCGCTTCCGACCGGATCGATCCGACGGAGACTTCCCGATGA
- a CDS encoding TAT-variant-translocated molybdopterin oxidoreductase, which yields MSSMKHDDTSVPEYWRSLDELADSDDFRTFVENEFPASADQMLTPASRRNFLKLMGASMALAGMTACRWPSEEILPFSERPEGFVPGTPRHFATAMQISGVASGVVVSSYDGRPVKIEGNELHPDSLGSTGLLAQASLLELYDPDRSDHVCRKGTDGVETSEWAAFDAFADEHFAAQAANGGRELRVLAGADGSPTLQRMRRHFAERFPAAAWVEYEAISRDNIRQGGRLAFGRDLRPHWALDHASVIVSFDDDFLAQHPNAVRYARDFVAGRKTDDDHHDAFNRLYVVEGCHTMTGSVADRRIPVDTHSIAAYVGCVAAHLFLEAGLQLPAGVGSLRQTLEGFRSHALYASIDASLIVDLMAHRGASLLAVGPGQPAEIHALVGVLNMALGNIGKTLTFTAESDANRPHHVDAIAGLVEEMQSGQVDTLVILEGNPLYDAPADLNFASALEKVGTVIRAGRYVDETSAVADWHLPLAHYLETWGDARGYRGTYSVTQPLIDPLRNGRSAIEILATLVGEATGGYDAVKSTFAQQIGDEAWRGALHDGLVRDSELATTQPGQLADGWVSSLSSFATAAEAGYRVVFLTDARVRDGRFANNGWLQEVPDSVTKLTWDNAALVGVATAKAIGVKHGQMLRVEHGGHSLELPVYILPGQAPETIGVALGYGRRHGGQIATDAGFDAYPLRTREAMAWAAVQVQPMAGSFKLATTQNHWAIDPIGTDTTEERVPILVHEIDIKDLHGGHDDHGEGGGGHGSHEVNLWQPHEYEGYKWGMTIDLNDCTGCNVCIVACQSENNIPVVGRDEVIRGREMHWIRVDRYFQGDADAPSISFQPVTCHHCENAPCEQVCPVAATVHDAEGLNVMVYNRCIGTRYCANNCPYKVRRFNYFNNHLDQSPMETMIYNPQVSKRSRGVMEKCTFCTQRIAAAKITAGNEDRKIRDGEVVPACAQACPTRAITFGDLNDEGSRVLAKQKDPRAYAMLEELNVRPRLRYLSRVRNPGHSEAGHGAGEA from the coding sequence ATGTCATCGATGAAGCACGACGACACGTCCGTACCCGAGTACTGGCGTAGCCTGGACGAGCTTGCCGACTCCGACGACTTTCGGACCTTCGTCGAGAACGAGTTCCCGGCCTCGGCGGATCAGATGTTGACGCCGGCCTCCCGTCGTAACTTCCTTAAGTTGATGGGCGCGTCGATGGCGTTGGCCGGGATGACCGCCTGTCGTTGGCCCAGCGAAGAGATCCTTCCGTTCTCCGAGCGTCCCGAGGGGTTCGTCCCCGGAACCCCCCGACATTTCGCGACGGCCATGCAGATCTCCGGGGTCGCCAGCGGTGTCGTGGTCAGCAGCTACGACGGGCGACCGGTCAAGATCGAGGGCAACGAGCTTCATCCCGACAGCCTTGGTAGTACGGGACTTCTGGCCCAGGCCAGCCTCCTGGAACTCTACGACCCCGATCGCAGCGACCACGTCTGCCGGAAGGGCACCGACGGCGTCGAGACCTCCGAGTGGGCCGCGTTCGATGCCTTCGCCGACGAGCACTTCGCGGCTCAGGCCGCAAACGGCGGTCGCGAGTTGCGTGTCCTGGCCGGCGCCGACGGCTCGCCGACACTGCAGCGGATGCGTCGGCACTTCGCCGAGAGATTCCCTGCGGCGGCATGGGTCGAGTACGAGGCGATCTCACGCGACAACATTCGTCAAGGCGGCCGACTGGCGTTCGGCCGCGATCTTCGTCCCCACTGGGCGCTCGACCATGCAAGCGTCATCGTCTCGTTCGACGACGACTTCCTGGCCCAGCATCCCAACGCCGTCCGCTACGCCCGGGACTTCGTGGCCGGTCGCAAGACCGACGACGATCATCACGATGCGTTCAATCGTCTTTACGTCGTCGAGGGCTGTCACACGATGACGGGCAGCGTCGCCGACAGACGGATTCCCGTCGACACCCACTCGATCGCCGCCTATGTCGGTTGCGTAGCGGCGCATCTGTTCCTCGAAGCCGGACTCCAGCTTCCCGCAGGCGTCGGCTCGTTGCGTCAGACCCTCGAGGGTTTCCGCTCCCACGCTCTCTACGCTTCGATCGACGCCTCGCTGATCGTGGACCTGATGGCCCACCGGGGAGCGTCGCTGCTGGCAGTTGGCCCCGGACAGCCGGCCGAGATCCACGCCCTGGTCGGCGTCCTGAACATGGCCCTGGGCAACATCGGCAAGACGTTGACCTTTACCGCAGAGAGCGATGCGAACCGTCCTCATCACGTCGATGCGATCGCGGGTCTCGTCGAAGAGATGCAATCCGGTCAGGTCGATACGCTGGTCATCCTTGAGGGGAACCCGCTCTACGACGCCCCTGCCGATCTGAATTTCGCCTCCGCGCTCGAGAAGGTCGGCACCGTGATCCGGGCTGGCCGATACGTCGATGAGACGTCTGCGGTGGCCGACTGGCATCTGCCGCTGGCCCACTACCTGGAGACATGGGGCGACGCCCGCGGCTATCGGGGGACCTACAGCGTCACCCAGCCACTGATCGATCCGCTCCGCAACGGTCGTTCCGCCATCGAGATCCTGGCCACACTGGTGGGAGAAGCCACCGGCGGCTACGACGCCGTAAAGAGCACCTTCGCCCAGCAAATCGGTGACGAAGCGTGGCGTGGCGCGTTGCACGACGGGCTCGTTCGTGACTCCGAGTTGGCGACGACGCAGCCGGGACAGCTCGCCGACGGTTGGGTCTCTTCGTTAAGTTCGTTTGCGACGGCCGCCGAGGCCGGTTATCGCGTCGTCTTCCTCACCGATGCGCGGGTTCGCGACGGCCGCTTCGCCAACAACGGTTGGCTCCAGGAAGTTCCCGACAGCGTCACGAAGCTCACCTGGGATAACGCGGCGCTTGTCGGAGTCGCCACCGCCAAGGCGATCGGTGTGAAGCACGGGCAGATGCTGCGTGTCGAACACGGCGGCCACAGTCTGGAGCTTCCGGTCTACATCCTTCCCGGCCAGGCGCCGGAGACCATCGGCGTGGCGCTTGGCTATGGACGACGTCACGGAGGACAGATCGCTACCGACGCCGGCTTCGATGCCTACCCGCTGAGAACCCGCGAGGCGATGGCCTGGGCTGCGGTTCAGGTTCAGCCGATGGCCGGGTCCTTCAAGTTGGCGACCACCCAGAACCACTGGGCGATCGACCCCATCGGGACCGACACCACCGAGGAGCGAGTTCCGATCCTGGTCCACGAGATCGACATCAAGGACCTCCACGGGGGGCACGACGATCACGGCGAAGGCGGCGGGGGGCACGGATCCCACGAGGTCAACCTCTGGCAACCCCACGAATACGAGGGTTACAAGTGGGGCATGACCATCGACCTGAACGACTGTACGGGTTGCAACGTCTGTATCGTCGCCTGTCAGTCGGAGAACAACATTCCGGTCGTAGGTCGCGACGAAGTGATCCGCGGTCGCGAGATGCATTGGATTCGCGTCGATCGCTATTTTCAGGGCGACGCAGACGCGCCGTCGATCTCGTTCCAGCCTGTCACCTGCCATCACTGCGAGAACGCCCCGTGTGAGCAGGTCTGTCCGGTAGCGGCCACGGTACACGACGCCGAGGGGCTGAACGTGATGGTCTATAACCGTTGCATCGGCACTCGTTACTGCGCCAACAACTGCCCGTACAAGGTGCGTCGCTTCAACTACTTCAACAACCATCTCGATCAGTCGCCGATGGAGACGATGATCTACAACCCGCAGGTCTCCAAACGATCGCGGGGTGTGATGGAGAAGTGCACCTTCTGCACCCAGCGGATCGCTGCCGCCAAGATCACCGCCGGCAACGAGGATCGTAAGATCCGCGACGGCGAGGTCGTGCCGGCCTGTGCCCAGGCCTGCCCGACCCGTGCCATCACGTTCGGCGATCTGAACGACGAGGGTAGTCGGGTGCTTGCGAAACAGAAAGATCCGCGGGCCTACGCCATGCTCGAAGAACTAAACGTTCGTCCTCGACTGCGTTACCTGTCCCGTGTGAGGAACCCCGGACATTCCGAAGCCGGCCACGGGGCCGGTGAGGCATAG
- a CDS encoding amidohydrolase — MRHEMIWNRVVLSVLVLGTACAPPPAGPDRILHGGKILTMDVEIPEAEALAISGDRIVAVGSTAEVTALAGSNTEIVDLEGQRVVPGFIEGHGHFTGIGRALQNVDLRAARSWDEVIDLVADAASRTNPGQWVLGWGWHQDEWDQRPAVTVEGYPVHDSLSRRVPDHPVLLKHSAGSHAGLINAVALELAGITADTPDPVGGKILRHPDGRPTGVLRETAYGLALTVQAAAEEGADPETSRRLRRREVELAAEECLRNGITGFHDAGSDFLTVDVLREMADSGELPVRLWVMLEGSNQELAERAGDYRWDGVGDGYLTVGGIKRYMDGALGSHGAWLLEPYNDLPETSGLNTHSIESIEQTARIALEHGFQFCVHAIGDRGNRETLDLFERIFAEYPDVNDLRWRIEHVQHLHPDDIPRFAELGVIAAMQGVHCTSDASWVPTRLGDQRSREGAYVWRSLRDSGAVVINGTDAPIEDVDPLANFYSAVTRRPAGGDPFYPEQAMTRLEALRAATLDAAYAARMEDRVGSLAVGKLADLVVLSDDLLTVPEERIPEIRVRLTMVGGKIRYRRDVLDEEGALD, encoded by the coding sequence ATGCGTCACGAAATGATCTGGAATCGGGTCGTTCTTTCAGTTCTGGTCCTGGGGACGGCCTGTGCGCCCCCCCCTGCCGGGCCCGATCGGATCCTGCATGGCGGCAAGATCCTCACCATGGACGTCGAAATCCCCGAAGCCGAGGCCCTCGCGATCTCCGGTGACCGGATCGTCGCGGTGGGATCGACGGCGGAGGTGACCGCGCTGGCCGGGTCCAACACCGAGATCGTCGATCTAGAGGGACAACGGGTCGTCCCGGGCTTCATCGAAGGGCACGGGCATTTTACCGGGATCGGCAGGGCGCTCCAGAACGTCGACCTACGCGCCGCCCGGAGCTGGGACGAGGTGATCGATCTGGTGGCGGACGCCGCGTCTCGTACGAATCCAGGTCAGTGGGTCCTCGGCTGGGGCTGGCACCAGGACGAGTGGGACCAACGCCCGGCCGTGACCGTCGAGGGCTACCCGGTCCATGACTCCTTGAGTCGCCGGGTGCCGGACCACCCCGTCCTGCTGAAACATTCCGCCGGCAGCCACGCGGGGCTGATCAATGCCGTGGCCCTGGAGCTGGCGGGGATCACCGCCGACACGCCCGATCCCGTCGGTGGCAAGATCCTCCGTCACCCCGATGGTCGCCCCACGGGCGTCCTCCGTGAAACTGCCTACGGACTGGCGCTGACTGTTCAGGCCGCCGCCGAGGAGGGAGCCGACCCCGAGACGAGCCGTCGTCTCCGTCGGCGAGAGGTGGAGCTGGCCGCCGAGGAGTGTCTGAGAAACGGGATCACCGGCTTTCACGATGCGGGATCGGACTTCCTCACGGTGGATGTCTTGCGCGAGATGGCGGACTCCGGGGAACTTCCGGTCCGTCTGTGGGTGATGCTCGAGGGATCGAATCAGGAGTTGGCGGAGCGCGCCGGCGACTACCGTTGGGACGGCGTCGGCGACGGCTACCTGACCGTGGGTGGCATCAAACGTTACATGGACGGGGCCCTGGGCAGTCACGGTGCCTGGCTCCTGGAACCCTACAACGACCTCCCCGAGACCTCGGGCCTCAACACCCACTCCATCGAGTCCATCGAACAGACGGCCCGGATCGCCCTCGAGCACGGATTTCAGTTCTGTGTGCACGCCATCGGAGATCGGGGCAATCGGGAGACGCTCGATCTCTTCGAACGGATCTTCGCCGAGTATCCCGACGTCAACGACCTGCGCTGGCGGATCGAGCATGTCCAGCATCTACACCCCGACGACATCCCGCGATTCGCGGAGCTCGGGGTCATCGCGGCGATGCAGGGAGTTCACTGCACCTCCGACGCGTCCTGGGTCCCGACTCGCCTGGGAGACCAGCGATCGCGGGAAGGGGCGTACGTCTGGAGATCGCTTCGTGACAGCGGTGCCGTGGTGATCAATGGGACCGACGCGCCGATCGAGGATGTCGATCCGTTGGCCAACTTCTACAGCGCGGTGACGCGACGCCCGGCAGGCGGGGATCCGTTCTACCCCGAGCAGGCGATGACGCGGCTCGAGGCCTTGCGGGCGGCGACGCTGGATGCGGCGTATGCAGCGCGGATGGAGGACCGGGTCGGCTCGCTGGCCGTCGGCAAGCTGGCCGATCTCGTCGTTCTCTCCGACGACCTGCTCACGGTACCCGAGGAGCGGATTCCCGAGATCCGAGTACGGCTGACGATGGTGGGCGGGAAGATCCGCTATCGAAGAGACGTCCTTGACGAGGAGGGGGCCCTCGACTAA
- a CDS encoding cytochrome c family protein: MSNQKSPLIFPPWLDAIRPVVGAVAFGVVPVYLVLLVWFGASPKTTDVGYQPEQPVPYSHAVHAGELGIDCRYCHSTVEESAHASIPPTSTCMNCHSAIHTESEKLEPVRASYESGLPVHWIRVHDLPDYAYFNHSAHVRRGVGCVSCHGRIDTMEVVQQDQPLSMGWCLDCHRNPAPNLRPLDKITDMTWKAGSEEEQRQLQESLGVEASEDCSTCHR; encoded by the coding sequence ATGAGCAATCAAAAATCCCCGTTAATCTTTCCGCCCTGGCTGGACGCCATCCGTCCGGTCGTGGGAGCCGTCGCCTTCGGCGTCGTACCGGTCTACCTGGTGCTGCTGGTCTGGTTCGGTGCGTCTCCCAAGACGACGGACGTGGGCTACCAGCCGGAGCAGCCGGTGCCGTACTCCCATGCGGTCCACGCCGGGGAGTTGGGTATCGACTGTCGGTACTGTCATTCCACCGTCGAAGAGTCGGCCCACGCCTCGATCCCGCCGACCTCGACGTGCATGAACTGCCACAGCGCGATCCACACGGAGAGTGAGAAACTCGAACCGGTCCGGGCCAGCTACGAGAGTGGGCTCCCGGTTCACTGGATCCGGGTCCACGACCTACCGGACTACGCGTACTTCAACCACAGTGCCCACGTGCGTCGTGGTGTCGGGTGTGTATCGTGTCACGGGCGCATCGACACCATGGAGGTCGTCCAGCAGGACCAACCTCTCAGCATGGGCTGGTGTCTCGACTGCCATCGCAACCCCGCCCCTAATCTCCGTCCCCTCGACAAGATTACCGACATGACCTGGAAGGCCGGTTCCGAAGAGGAACAGCGACAGCTCCAGGAGAGTCTCGGCGTCGAGGCCAGCGAGGACTGCAGCACATGTCATCGATGA
- a CDS encoding cytochrome c — MPTTSRLWRIDGMPLLPPLPDLSLVPRWLWVTLLVLACFAPIPFAMVARMRSVPAEQPRIHIVPNMDNQGRYKAQQANPEFLDGRAMREAPEHTVAREASRTVGAIDTGFTESGYVTEIPFPVTEEFVRRGQDRFDIYCAPCHGYAGYGDGMIAQRADFLAQGTWVQPASLHEDPATTREIGFFFNTITNGVRNMPAYGSQISVDDRWAIVSYVKALQLSQGGGLQAGQEAAQ; from the coding sequence GTGCCGACCACATCGAGACTCTGGAGGATTGACGGGATGCCGCTGCTGCCACCGTTGCCGGATCTATCCCTCGTCCCACGCTGGTTGTGGGTGACGCTGTTGGTGTTGGCCTGTTTCGCGCCGATTCCGTTCGCCATGGTTGCCCGCATGAGAAGCGTTCCGGCGGAACAGCCGCGGATTCACATCGTGCCCAACATGGACAACCAGGGACGTTACAAGGCCCAGCAGGCCAATCCCGAATTCCTTGACGGTCGCGCGATGCGTGAGGCGCCGGAACATACGGTCGCCCGCGAAGCGTCCCGAACCGTCGGTGCCATCGACACCGGATTCACCGAGAGCGGTTACGTTACGGAGATCCCGTTCCCGGTCACGGAAGAGTTCGTTCGTCGTGGCCAGGATCGATTCGATATCTACTGCGCGCCGTGTCACGGTTATGCCGGTTACGGCGATGGGATGATCGCGCAGCGGGCCGACTTCCTCGCACAGGGAACCTGGGTTCAGCCGGCGTCGCTCCATGAGGATCCCGCGACGACACGTGAGATCGGTTTCTTCTTCAACACCATCACCAACGGCGTTCGCAACATGCCGGCGTACGGTTCGCAGATCTCGGTAGACGATCGCTGGGCCATCGTGTCGTACGTGAAGGCGCTCCAACTGAGCCAGGGCGGCGGACTGCAGGCCGGTCAGGAGGCTGCGCAGTGA
- a CDS encoding DUF3341 domain-containing protein, with amino-acid sequence MSHFGLLAEYETPQELMQAAKKVRDAGFKKWDCHTPFPVHGLDGAMGLGSPKLPWVVMGAGATGTALAVLLQWWTNAVDYQVVVSGKPLWSIPANIPIVFEVTVLLSALTAFACLFVFNNLPKFYHPTFRSQRFKRATTDKFFIVVEAADPQFDSQKTQALLESTGADHIETLED; translated from the coding sequence ATGAGTCATTTCGGACTTCTCGCCGAGTACGAGACACCGCAAGAACTGATGCAGGCGGCCAAGAAGGTTCGCGATGCCGGTTTCAAGAAGTGGGACTGCCACACGCCGTTCCCGGTGCACGGACTTGATGGAGCCATGGGTCTCGGTAGCCCCAAGCTGCCGTGGGTCGTGATGGGCGCCGGTGCCACCGGCACCGCGCTAGCCGTGCTGTTGCAGTGGTGGACCAATGCCGTCGACTACCAGGTGGTCGTCAGCGGCAAGCCGCTCTGGAGCATCCCGGCCAATATTCCGATCGTCTTCGAGGTCACCGTGCTGTTGAGCGCGTTGACTGCGTTCGCCTGTCTGTTCGTCTTTAACAATCTGCCGAAGTTCTATCACCCGACGTTCCGCAGTCAGCGCTTCAAGCGCGCGACCACGGACAAGTTCTTCATCGTTGTCGAGGCTGCCGACCCTCAGTTCGATTCACAGAAGACCCAGGCGCTTCTTGAATCGACCGGTGCCGACCACATCGAGACTCTGGAGGATTGA
- a CDS encoding TetR family transcriptional regulator, with the protein MTTASEKKGQGTREKLLDAAERLFADQGFNRTSLRDITAAAEANLASVNYHFGSKERLIQEIFKRRLGPINEARMAALDRVEQQVDPVSLESVVEAFVGPALRMCHQWDQKGSVSRLLGNVMNQPDARLKEQFVDQFRDVVARFSRALSSRLPDLPPDEIHWRFLFMAGLMAHTILWSHDMPRLPGGLSYDDDVELTIRHLVGFTCAGMRSDAIPR; encoded by the coding sequence GTGACCACCGCCAGCGAGAAGAAGGGTCAAGGCACAAGGGAAAAGCTGCTGGATGCGGCGGAACGACTGTTCGCCGATCAGGGCTTTAACCGGACCTCCCTTCGGGATATCACCGCCGCAGCCGAAGCCAACCTGGCGTCGGTCAACTACCACTTCGGCTCCAAGGAGCGCTTGATCCAGGAGATCTTCAAGCGCCGGCTGGGTCCGATCAACGAGGCCCGCATGGCGGCGCTCGATCGGGTCGAGCAGCAGGTCGATCCGGTCTCGCTGGAATCGGTGGTGGAGGCGTTCGTCGGTCCCGCCCTGCGCATGTGTCATCAGTGGGATCAAAAGGGTTCGGTCTCTCGGCTTCTGGGGAACGTCATGAACCAGCCGGACGCTCGACTGAAGGAGCAGTTCGTCGATCAGTTCCGCGACGTCGTGGCACGTTTCTCCCGGGCTCTCTCGTCCCGACTACCCGACCTGCCCCCGGATGAGATCCACTGGCGATTCCTCTTCATGGCCGGGCTGATGGCCCATACGATTCTCTGGTCCCACGACATGCCACGCCTTCCGGGTGGGCTGTCCTACGACGACGATGTCGAATTGACGATCCGCCACCTGGTCGGCTTCACCTGCGCCGGCATGCGTAGCGACGCGATCCCGCGATGA
- the nrfD gene encoding polysulfide reductase NrfD: MASITAGQRDPLDNTHDVPGERAPLIIGHDYASVTDAVCGLAERTTASKAWWLAFGFSASLTGMLFAMVGYLIWTGIGVWGVNAPVGWGFAIINFVFWVGIGHAGTLISAILFLLRQNWRTSINRFAEAMTIFAVICAGLFPGIHVGRVWLAYWMFPIPNQMSMWPNFRSPLLWDVFAVSTYFTVSALFWYVGMIPDLATLRDRATGKVRQVIYGALAQGWRGSNRHWQNYERVYLILAALATPLVLSVHSVVSFDFAASIIPGWHTTIFPPYFVAGAVFCGFAMVVLLAVPVRAMFGLKSVITMRHLDNMNKIILATSLMVGYAYSVEFFVAWYSANPYEYFAFMNRAMGNYAWGYWIMVSCNVLAPQVFWFKRMRTSPIGMVIVAILVNIGMWFERFVIVVISLSRDFLPSSWGKYIPTWVDILTLIGSFGLFFTLFLLFIRFVPIVAVSEVKGVMQQPRKGREAEA; encoded by the coding sequence ATGGCATCCATCACCGCCGGGCAGCGAGACCCGCTAGACAACACCCACGATGTTCCGGGGGAACGTGCGCCCCTGATCATCGGCCACGACTACGCGTCGGTCACCGACGCCGTCTGTGGCCTGGCGGAACGGACCACCGCATCCAAGGCTTGGTGGCTGGCGTTCGGGTTCTCCGCATCCCTGACCGGAATGCTGTTTGCGATGGTCGGCTACCTGATCTGGACCGGTATCGGTGTGTGGGGTGTCAACGCACCCGTCGGTTGGGGCTTCGCGATCATCAACTTCGTCTTCTGGGTCGGTATCGGCCACGCGGGCACGCTGATCTCCGCCATCCTCTTCCTTCTAAGGCAGAACTGGCGAACCAGTATCAACCGCTTCGCCGAGGCGATGACGATCTTCGCGGTTATCTGCGCCGGGCTGTTCCCCGGGATCCATGTCGGTCGCGTCTGGCTGGCCTACTGGATGTTCCCGATCCCGAATCAGATGAGCATGTGGCCCAACTTCCGCAGCCCGCTGCTGTGGGATGTCTTCGCGGTCAGTACCTACTTCACGGTCTCGGCGTTGTTCTGGTATGTCGGCATGATCCCCGACCTTGCGACTCTGCGAGATCGGGCGACCGGTAAGGTGCGTCAGGTCATCTACGGCGCGCTGGCCCAGGGCTGGCGTGGCTCCAATCGACACTGGCAGAACTACGAGCGGGTCTATTTGATCCTTGCCGCCCTGGCGACGCCGCTGGTGTTGTCGGTCCACTCGGTCGTTAGTTTCGACTTTGCCGCCTCGATCATTCCCGGTTGGCATACGACGATCTTCCCGCCGTACTTCGTGGCCGGCGCGGTCTTCTGTGGCTTCGCGATGGTGGTGTTATTGGCGGTTCCGGTGCGGGCGATGTTCGGCCTCAAGAGCGTCATCACCATGCGTCACCTGGACAACATGAACAAGATCATCCTGGCCACCAGCCTGATGGTCGGTTACGCGTATTCGGTCGAGTTCTTCGTCGCCTGGTACAGCGCCAACCCTTACGAATACTTCGCGTTCATGAACCGAGCGATGGGCAACTACGCATGGGGCTATTGGATCATGGTCAGCTGCAACGTGCTGGCGCCTCAGGTCTTCTGGTTCAAGCGGATGCGAACCTCGCCGATCGGGATGGTGATTGTCGCGATCCTGGTGAACATCGGCATGTGGTTCGAGCGATTCGTCATCGTCGTTATCTCGCTCAGCCGCGACTTCTTGCCGTCCAGCTGGGGCAAGTACATTCCGACCTGGGTCGACATCCTGACGCTGATCGGAAGTTTCGGCCTGTTCTTCACGCTGTTCCTGCTCTTCATCCGCTTCGTTCCGATCGTCGCGGTCTCGGAGGTCAAGGGCGTGATGCAGCAGCCGCGTAAGGGTCGGGAGGCGGAAGCATGA